From Desertifilum tharense IPPAS B-1220:
AATTCTGATGAATTACTGATTAAGGCGGAACTTGTCCGACAAATCAGTAACTTGATTGATGCTAAGAGATTAACTCAAACTGAAGCAGCAAAGATTCTTGGAATTGACCAGCCTAAAGTCTCTGCTCTATTAAATGGAAAGCTCTCAGGTTTCTCGATCGACCGACTCTTCAAATTTTTGAATGCTCTCGGTAGTGATGTGGAAATTCGCATTATTCCCAAACTTAAGCCAGAATCTCAAGCTCAAATAAGGGTTATTACTGTTTGATAAAATGAATTAGGCACGAGAAGCGATACATCATTTTTACTTAACCTGCATTGTTATAAGAATGGGGAATTTCCGCGATCGCACTAATCCCAAAAGAAGAGGGTAGACTGAAGGCGATCGCCATAACTCCCCCCCCATTGTATCCTAGGCGCAATTTGCCCACTGTAAAGCTCTACTGACTGCAATCTGCAAAAACCAACGCCTCTGAATCGAGGAAAATTGCGATCGCCATCTCAACTATAACTTCACTTGGATACTCAATCTCACTCGCGCGCTCAGTTAAAGCTATCCGAATTTGCTCAGGTAATCGCCCTAAAATAGCTTCAGCATCAGATGTAAAGAATTTGATTTTCCATTTCATCGGCAGTTGTGCTATTCAGAATTGTCAGCAACCTTTGCACAATTTCTTGATAGGGATTTCTGACAGAAATAATGATTCCATAGTGCAGCTTTCCCTGCTCGAAGTATCCTCGTGCTAGCTCTTCAAAATCAGTTCGATTATGGGTAAGAATAGCTGCTTTCTGACTCACAGCGTACTCCAATTGCTCAACATCAGTTTTTCCAAGTTGTTCTGCTTGATTTGCCGTTGTCGCCTCAAACCCACGAGAGCGTAGAAGAGTTGCCACAAGCACATCAACATCTTCATCCAAGTAAACATGAATAAAAATGTCA
This genomic window contains:
- a CDS encoding helix-turn-helix domain-containing protein, whose product is MSDKIKVQSSSGNVFADLGLANSDELLIKAELVRQISNLIDAKRLTQTEAAKILGIDQPKVSALLNGKLSGFSIDRLFKFLNALGSDVEIRIIPKLKPESQAQIRVITV
- a CDS encoding DUF5615 family PIN-like protein; translated protein: MTDIFIHVYLDEDVDVLVATLLRSRGFEATTANQAEQLGKTDVEQLEYAVSQKAAILTHNRTDFEELARGYFEQGKLHYGIIISVRNPYQEIVQRLLTILNSTTADEMENQILYI